ATGAGGCAGGTAATATTACAGAAATTCACTGTACATACGATCCTTTAAGTAAGTCTGGTAGTGGTACAGAAGAAAGTAAACGTAAGGTAAAAGGAACTTTACATTGGGTTTCTATAAAACATGCTGTGCAAGCTGAGGTTAGAGTATACGATAGATTATTCTCTGATGAAGCTCCTGATAGTCATAAAGATAAGGATTTTATGGAATTCTTAAATCCGAATTCTTTAGACACGATCAATGCTTTTGTAGAGCCTAGCTTAAAAGAAGCAAAGATTGGAGATAGATTCCAGTTTCAGCGTTTAGGATATTTTAATATGGATGATGACTCAACTTCAGAAAAACTAGTATTCAATAAAACAGTTGGATTGAGAGATAACTGGGCAAAAAAGAAATAGTACCCAAAGAAGAATTATAATTATTAACTAAAAAGGCCTGCTAATTTTTTAGCAGGCCTTTTTTTATTTTATCGTAAAAACTTCATTTTGAATAACCCAGTTAGCTCTAAGTTTAAATTCCGTTTCATAATAAATTATTTTTTCAGGCTGTATCTTTTTTAGAAAATTACCTGTATCCCATTTTCTGTTATTGTTTTCATCAATAATTGCCCTCACCGAATATTCTTTAGGCTCTAATAAGTTGAATTCTATTTTCTTAGAGGAAGAGATATATTCAGTTTTTACAACTTTATCTTTTTGAAGTAACTCAATAATTAAAGGTTTGTTTTGTTCGTTTTTTATCTCTAAAATAATACTACCATAGTCTTCAGCTTCTAAAGTTTTAAAGCTATAGTTTAAACTGTCATTAGAAGTTTCGTAAAGGTCTATAATTCCCTTTGGTAATACTTTTAGACTATATCTATTGTTAGGAGTTTGTTTAAATAGTACTGCCAGCTTGTTGATTCCTATTTTTTGCAGTTTGTAATCAATATTTACAGTGTCTTTATCAATTAATGTAAACTTACTAGTATCATGCTTTACTATAGGGTTGTTTGTAGTTAAAAACAGCGTATCTGTTGGGTGTAAGGTTGATGAAATATTTGATTTAACATTTATAGAATCAACTTTTTTCTTTCGTAATCGAACCGTTACTGTATCGATAAATTTTTGATGAGATACTTTAAAGTTTAAAGAATCAGCCTCTACTAAAGAATGCCAGTAATTTAGCGTGTCTTTCTCTTGTTCAAATTGTGTAAAATATTTGAAATCATTAGGTACTTGAGAAAGTAGTTCTATTTTTAAATCTTTTTGTTTTCCTTCAAAACCAAATTCAATTTTTCCTTTAGATACTTCTTTTGCCTTTTTAAATTGAAAAGGTTGTATTTCTTTAAAAAACACAATATCCTCTTCAATAATGCTGTCTTTTGGTAATAGTATAGGATCTTTTAAAAAACCTATTTTATCTGTTTTTGAATTGAAGATAAAATCATTTGCTTCTTCTTTTAAAGCTAACAATACATATTTTCCTTCTCTAATGTTTGTTATATTAAAAAGAGTAGAATCTAAAGTGTTGGTGATGTAGTCAGGTTTACGCTTATAAACAATAGAATCGTTATAAGTGCTATCTACTCTATAAAGAAGGACATTTATATTTTTTTGAGTTTCTTTTTCTAGTGCATCAGCAACGTTACCTTTTACAGATAAAGAATCAATATAAGTTCCTGTAGAAAAAACATATTTAAAACTTTCTAATTTGTTGTTTTCATTATTGTCCTGAACAGCATTACCAAAATTAAAGGTATAGGTGGTGTTGGGTTTTAAAGTGTCTAGTATTTTGATGTTTATGTACTTACTAGCAGTTCCTTGTGGTGTAATTAAAGGAGGGTTTTTCATTGGAGGAGAAACGACAAGTTGTTTTTGTAGTTCCTTTAAAACGATATATTCATCAAAATGAATTCGGATTTTATCTTCTTTAAAGTTTACAGATTCGTAAGGAGGTGAAGCTGTTACCATGATAGGAGCAGTTTCATCTTTCGGACCACCTTCAGGCCTTCCTCTTCTAGCACAACCTATGGTTAATAATACTAATAAAAGAACAAAAATTTGATTGAAGTACTTCACAAACTCTTTTTTAAATTCATTATCAAAAGTAGTAAATATGCAGCATAAAATTTTAGGTTTTTTCGGTAAAGGCCATGGTTGCAATACTAATTGTAATGTTTGGAGTATTTAAAAGTTCGTTACAACAAGCTTGTAGTGTTGCTCCAGTGGTAATAACATCATCAATTAGTAAAATATGTTTATTTTTAAATATTTGATTGTCAGACAGTTTGAAAGAAGTGTTGTCATTTGAAAAACGTTCGAATCGTTTTTTAAAAGTTTGAGTCTTTGCTAAAGAAATTTTAACTAAAATTTGAGGTTTGTATTCGGCATCAAGAAGATTGGCAAGTGTTTTTCCAAAAGTACTTAGTTGGTTATATCCTCTTTTTTTTAATTTTTTATAATGTAAAGGAACAGGAACTATATAATCTATATTTTTAAAAACATTAGATTCTTTCAGTTGACTTCCAAACCAATTAGCAATGTAATCACCAAGCTCAGGACGATTTTTATATTTTAAGTTATGTATAATTTTTTGAGTGATTCCATGTTTTTGATAATATAAAAATGAACGCACATTTTTAACAGGAATCTTTCCTAAAAAAGTAGCATGTAGTGTAACATTTGTATGGGGGTTGTCGTCAATAATTGGTAGATCATTCAAACAGTGAGTGCATAAATGTTTTTCATTTTGCAACAATGTTGTTTCACAGTTTACGCACAGATTAGGAAAAAATAAATAGAATATATCTTTTAAATATCGCATATTTACAGGGAAAAACTTCAGTTAAACAAAAAACAATTGAGTAAAAAGATACAATTTTTTAAGGAGGCAGTAAAAAATTATAAAACATCTGGTACGGTAACACCAAGTTCTAGATTTTTGGCTAAGAGAATGTTAAAGCAAATTGATTTTTCAAAAGCCGAAATTATTGTTGAACTAGGTCCAGGAGATGGAGCAATTACCAAAAGAATTTTAAAGAAGATACAACCCAATACTGTTTTAATCTGTTTTGAAATTAATGAAGCTTTTTATTCGGAGTTAAAAAAAGTAGAACACTCACAATTAATTGTTTTAAAAGCCTCGGCAGAACATATTAAAGAAGAACTTCATAGACTTGGATATGATAGTGTAGATTATATTGTGTCGAGTCTACCACTTACAATAATACCAAAAGAAATATCATCGAATATTTTAAAAGAAAGTTATACTTCACTTAAGAAAGAAGGCTTGTTTATTCAATATCAATACAGCCTAACGTACTACAAAAAATTAAAAAAGGTATTCGGAGATTTCATTGAGTTAGATTTCGAGCCTTTGAATTTCCCGCCCGCTTTTGTATATAAGTGTACTAAAAAATAGTATATTAGCACACAAATTCGACGTAATCACTTAATGTCCCCCTTTGATATTAAATGAACAAAGAAGCTAAAAGATATTATTATGGCTTAATCATCTTTTTGCTTTTTTTAATCGGAGCTATAGGTATTTTGTCTTATCAAAATGCACGTGACTATTCTCGATTAAAAGGAGTATTTGATGAAGAAAAAAAAGAGCTGGAGAAGAGTCTAGGAAATGTAATTGAAGATTATGAAAGCGCATTGACTAGTAATAGACACTTGTCCTATAAAATTAATGAAGAATTAGAAAAACTAATTCTTTTAAGAGATTCTGTAAGTAATCTAAAAGAAACCAATTATGGTTTGATGAAGCACTTCAGAAACAGAATCTATGAATTAGAAAAAACAAATAAGGAGTTATTTGTACAAATAGATTCGTTATACGCTGAGAATAATGTTCTTAATGAGGAGAATTTAGGTGTTAAGAAAATTCTAAACGAAAAAGAAAACCAAAACAGTTTATTAAAAAGAAAAAACAGATATTTAAGAGCAACTAAAGAAGATTTAGAAAAGAAGATTGCTTCTGCAGTAGTTATTGAAACTACTCCAATAAAAGCTGAAGCAATGAAGAAAAAGAATAGTGGCAGGCATGTGTCTACAAGTAGGTCTTATAGAACAGACGCTTTTAGAATATCTTTTGATTTATTAGAGAATAAAATAGTTGATCCAGGACTTGTTCCTGTATTTGTTCAAGTGTTAGATGAAAATAATACCATTATTTCTAAAAAAGGTAAAACAGCAGTAAAAGGTGGTAAGAAGGTGCCTTACAGTGATGCTTTTTTAGCAGAATACCATAATAAAGAAATAAATGTTATATCTTTCATATCTGTAGAAAGAGAAATGATTAAGAAAGGAGTATATACTATTAAAGTTTTTGTAAATGAAATGTACTCTGGAGAAACAAAATTAAAGTTGAAATAAATGAATATATAAATATTAGTTGAACCCCCTAACCATCCCTTAATTATGAATCCCCTTAAGAAAAAATCCAACGCGATTATTTATGCATTGTCATTAGCCTTTGTTTTTTTAGGCCTTTATTCCCTCAAAAAAACCAATGACTACACCGAATTAAAAGGTGTTTTTCTTCAAGAAAAAAAAGATTTACAAGCCAATTTAGATGAAATGATAAAGGATTATACAGATGTTGTAGTCCGAAAAAAAAGATTGTCTAAGAGACTTAAAGTTGAGCTGGTAAAGATGAAGAATCTTAGAGATTCTATCGCAACACTAAAACTAGATAATTTTGACCTTATTCGAAAGTATCGAAGAAAAATAGCAACATTAGAAAGAGAAAATCGAAATTTATTTATTAGAATAGATTCGTTAAATACCGCTAACCAAGCATTAGCTCAAGAAAATACAATAGCAAAGGAAATTTTAGTTCAAAAAGAAACGATTAATGTTAACTTGGAGAAAAAGTACAATGAGCTAGAAGTTAAGCAGCAAACATTAGAGAAGAAAGTTGCAATTGCTGGAGTTATAAAAACAAGCCCTATTAGAGCTGTTGCGATGAAAGAAAGAAGTAGTGGTAAACTAGTAACAACTTCTAGATCAAGTAGAACAGATGCGTTTAAAATTAATTTTGATTTGTTAGAGAATCCTGTAACAAATTCAGGAGAAAAAACGGTTTACATTCAAATTATTGATGAGAATAAGAAAGTTGTTTCTCCAAAAGGAAAAGCTAGTTTAAAAAATGGAGCAATGATCCAATACACAGATTCATTAGAGGTAAATTATTTAAATGATAGAATGAGTTTGGTTTCTTTTGTTTTGGTGAACAGAGATGATGTAAATAAAGGAAAATATACCGTGAGTGCTTTTGTAGATGGTAATTATACTGGAAATGCAGTTGTAAAACTTAGATAAAAAATAAAAAAAATAGTTTTTTAAGTGAAGAATAAAGTTATTCTTCACTTTTTTTTTGTGTTATAGTCAATAGTTTGATAGCTTATTTTATTTTTGCACCATGGCAAAACAAGAAGATCAATTTAAAAAGGTATTATCACACGCAAAGGAATATGGATATGTATTTCAATCGTCTGAAATTTATGATGGTTTAAGTGCGGTGTATGACTATGCTCAAAATGGAGTTGAGTTAAAGAAGAACATTCGAGAATATTGGTGGAAAGCAATGGTGCAAATGCACGAAAATATTGTAGGTATAGATGCTTCTATTCTGATGCACCCTACAACATGGAAAGCTTCCGGCCACGTAGATGCTTTTAATGATCCTTTAATTGATAATAAAGATTCTAAGAAACGATATAGAGCAGATGTTTTGGTAGAGGATTACTGTGCTAAAATTGAAGGGAAGATTGATAAAGAAGTAAAAAAGGCGGCTAAGCGTTTTGGTGATGCTTTTAACAAAGAAGAGTTTGTTTCTACTAATGGAAGAGTACTTGGGTACCAAGAGAAAATTAATACAATTTTAGGGAGATTAGCTAGGTCTTTAGAAAATGAAGATTTGGCTGATGTAAAATTATTAATTGAGGAACTAGAAATAGCTGATCCATTAACGGGATCTAAAAACTGGACAGACGTTAAGCAATTTAATTTAATGTTTGGTACTCAATTAGGAGCTTCTGCAGAGAGTTCAATGCAAGTATATCTAAGACCAGAAACAGCTCAAGGTATTTTTGTGAATTTTTTAAACGTTCAAAAGACTGGACGTATGAAAATACCATTTGGAATTGCGCAAACAGGAAAAGCTTTTCGTAACGAAATAGTTGCACGACAATTTATTTTTAGAATGCGTGAGTTTGAACAAATGGAAATGCAATTTTTTGTAAAACCAGGGACGCAGAGAGAATGGTATGAGCAATGGAAAGAAACACGTTTAAAATGGCACCTGTCTTTAGGAATGGGAGAAGAGAATTATCGTTTCCATGATCATGAAAAATTAGCACATTATGCAGATGCTGCCGCTGATATTGAATTTAAATTTCCTTTCGGATTCAAAGAATTAGAAGGTATTCACTCACGTACAGATTTCGATTTGAAAGCGCACGAAGAATTTTCAGGAAAGAAATTGCAATATTTTGATCATGAAGAAGGTAAAAGTTATGTGCCATATGTAGTTGAAACATCTATTGGTTTGGATCGTATGTTTTTAGCGGTGTTTTCTAAATCTTTACAAGAGGAAGAATTAGAAAATGGAACGACAAGAACAGTATTAAAATTACCAGCTGTTTTAGCACCTGTAAAAGCGACAATAATGCCATTAACAAATAAAGATGGTTTGCCAGAAATAGCTCAAAAGATTTATGAAGAGTTAAGATGGGAGTTTAATACTATCATCGATGATCAAGGGGTAAGTATAGGTAAGCGTTATAGAAGACAAGATGCTGCAGGGACACCATTCTGTATTACTGTAGATCACGATACGTTAGAAGATAATACAGTTACCATTCGTCATAGAGATACAATGGAGCAAAGAAGGGTTAAAATTGATGAATTAAGAGCTATTATTAAGGAAGAGGTAGATGTACGCTCTTGGTTAATGAAAATGTAATAGAATCATTTATAAATAAGTTTAAAACCTATCAATTAACGTTGGTAGGTTTTTTATTTTTGTAGGATTAAAAGAATTTTGATGAAAACAGTACTGAAAATATTATTTATCATCTTTTTACTATGGATGGTTACGGGAGCATATTTGCTAAATACAGAGCATCCTAAAGCACGAATAGTGATGGGGTTAGGGGTTTTGTATATGGCCTTTATATTAATGCCAATATTTATTTATCATCGTTATAAAGATGGTAAGTATAAGAAGTATATAATTAATAACAATAGTAATAAAAAAGAGGAGATTTAAATCTCCTCTTTTTTATTACGATATTGTACTATGTATACTCTTCTATTATTGTAAAAGAGGTGAGTAGTTCGTTGGGTA
The sequence above is a segment of the Tenacibaculum sp. 190130A14a genome. Coding sequences within it:
- a CDS encoding class I SAM-dependent methyltransferase, with protein sequence MSKKIQFFKEAVKNYKTSGTVTPSSRFLAKRMLKQIDFSKAEIIVELGPGDGAITKRILKKIQPNTVLICFEINEAFYSELKKVEHSQLIVLKASAEHIKEELHRLGYDSVDYIVSSLPLTIIPKEISSNILKESYTSLKKEGLFIQYQYSLTYYKKLKKVFGDFIELDFEPLNFPPAFVYKCTKK
- a CDS encoding Ig-like domain-containing protein, which gives rise to MKYFNQIFVLLLVLLTIGCARRGRPEGGPKDETAPIMVTASPPYESVNFKEDKIRIHFDEYIVLKELQKQLVVSPPMKNPPLITPQGTASKYINIKILDTLKPNTTYTFNFGNAVQDNNENNKLESFKYVFSTGTYIDSLSVKGNVADALEKETQKNINVLLYRVDSTYNDSIVYKRKPDYITNTLDSTLFNITNIREGKYVLLALKEEANDFIFNSKTDKIGFLKDPILLPKDSIIEEDIVFFKEIQPFQFKKAKEVSKGKIEFGFEGKQKDLKIELLSQVPNDFKYFTQFEQEKDTLNYWHSLVEADSLNFKVSHQKFIDTVTVRLRKKKVDSINVKSNISSTLHPTDTLFLTTNNPIVKHDTSKFTLIDKDTVNIDYKLQKIGINKLAVLFKQTPNNRYSLKVLPKGIIDLYETSNDSLNYSFKTLEAEDYGSIILEIKNEQNKPLIIELLQKDKVVKTEYISSSKKIEFNLLEPKEYSVRAIIDENNNRKWDTGNFLKKIQPEKIIYYETEFKLRANWVIQNEVFTIK
- a CDS encoding glycine--tRNA ligase, producing the protein MAKQEDQFKKVLSHAKEYGYVFQSSEIYDGLSAVYDYAQNGVELKKNIREYWWKAMVQMHENIVGIDASILMHPTTWKASGHVDAFNDPLIDNKDSKKRYRADVLVEDYCAKIEGKIDKEVKKAAKRFGDAFNKEEFVSTNGRVLGYQEKINTILGRLARSLENEDLADVKLLIEELEIADPLTGSKNWTDVKQFNLMFGTQLGASAESSMQVYLRPETAQGIFVNFLNVQKTGRMKIPFGIAQTGKAFRNEIVARQFIFRMREFEQMEMQFFVKPGTQREWYEQWKETRLKWHLSLGMGEENYRFHDHEKLAHYADAAADIEFKFPFGFKELEGIHSRTDFDLKAHEEFSGKKLQYFDHEEGKSYVPYVVETSIGLDRMFLAVFSKSLQEEELENGTTRTVLKLPAVLAPVKATIMPLTNKDGLPEIAQKIYEELRWEFNTIIDDQGVSIGKRYRRQDAAGTPFCITVDHDTLEDNTVTIRHRDTMEQRRVKIDELRAIIKEEVDVRSWLMKM
- a CDS encoding ComF family protein — translated: MNDLPIIDDNPHTNVTLHATFLGKIPVKNVRSFLYYQKHGITQKIIHNLKYKNRPELGDYIANWFGSQLKESNVFKNIDYIVPVPLHYKKLKKRGYNQLSTFGKTLANLLDAEYKPQILVKISLAKTQTFKKRFERFSNDNTSFKLSDNQIFKNKHILLIDDVITTGATLQACCNELLNTPNITISIATMAFTEKT